The following are encoded in a window of Flavobacteriales bacterium genomic DNA:
- a CDS encoding DUF493 family protein yields the protein MMEEDAMARLRQRLDEVHEWPTVYMFKMIFEPDDERLRAVLALFPPETEILRKYSKGGRYLSLTVREVMMDAESVVDRYRRAGEIGGVMML from the coding sequence ATGATGGAAGAAGATGCCATGGCCCGCCTGCGCCAACGATTGGACGAGGTGCATGAATGGCCGACGGTCTACATGTTCAAGATGATCTTCGAGCCGGACGATGAGCGGCTGCGCGCCGTACTGGCCCTGTTCCCGCCGGAGACCGAGATCCTGCGCAAATACTCCAAAGGGGGGCGCTACCTGAGCCTCACGGTGCGCGAAGTGATGATGGACGCGGAGTCCGTGGTGGACCGCTACCGACGCGCGGGCGAGATCGGCGGGGTGATGATGCTTTGA
- a CDS encoding sigma-70 family RNA polymerase sigma factor, whose translation MGGPYGTLSDERLMTLVVEGDERAFATLYDRHHRRLLNYFHRMLWQDRELAQDHLQDLFTKLAKRPASYDRARPFTTWLFSVANNMCKNAYRHHAVVRQADKHLRNGTDREEAVAGRAVDHELFRKRLQEELDLLDPDHKATFLMRFEEELPVKEVAAAFGCSEGTVKSRIFYTLKKLAARLPEFGPDAQLHDGTPRTIRP comes from the coding sequence ATGGGCGGACCATACGGCACCCTGAGCGACGAGCGGCTGATGACCCTTGTGGTGGAAGGCGATGAACGCGCCTTCGCCACACTTTACGACCGCCATCACCGCAGGCTGCTCAATTACTTCCACCGCATGCTGTGGCAGGACCGAGAGCTGGCGCAGGACCATCTGCAGGATCTCTTCACCAAGCTGGCCAAGCGCCCCGCGAGCTACGACCGCGCAAGGCCCTTCACCACCTGGCTCTTCAGCGTGGCCAACAACATGTGCAAGAACGCCTACCGCCACCATGCCGTGGTGCGCCAGGCGGACAAGCACCTGCGCAACGGCACCGACCGCGAGGAGGCCGTGGCCGGCCGTGCCGTGGACCATGAGCTCTTCCGCAAAAGACTCCAGGAGGAACTTGACCTGCTCGATCCGGACCACAAGGCCACCTTTTTGATGCGCTTCGAGGAGGAACTCCCCGTGAAGGAGGTCGCGGCCGCCTTCGGATGCTCCGAGGGAACGGTGAAGTCCCGCATCTTCTACACCCTGAAAAAACTGGCCGCTCGCCTGCCCGAGTTCGGCCCCGATGCCCAGTTGCACGATGGAACGCCACGAACGATACGACCCTGA
- a CDS encoding ATP-dependent Clp protease ATP-binding subunit — protein MDAKFSPQVREVMSQSRDEALRHGHDHIGIEHILLGLLHDSDNNAMRALKELEVDQDEVRTKLESRMAPASPAPPPSKDKLALVKQAEKLLRITFLEAKLLKSPVIDTEHILLGILKTEDNVAMKVLHDLQVDYDRAKQAVDAIMAQDPKNPGRIHPKAQGPQSADDDDDEGGGFPTGGQRKQGDTKSKTPVLDNFGRDLTKLAEDGKLDPIVGREKEIERVSQVLSRRKKNNPVLIGEPGVGKSAIAEGLALRIIQRKVSRVLFNKRIVALDIASLVAGTKYRGQFEERMKAVMNELENSPDVILFIDEIHTIVGAGGASGSLDASNMFKPALARGEIQCIGATTLDEYRQYIEKDGALERRFQKVLVEPTSVEETIQILNNIKEKYEDHHHVSFTPEAVDACVKLTARYITDRHLPDKAIDALDEAGSRVHISNIVVPKNILDIEQKIEDIKEEKNKVVRSQRYEEAAKLRDKERQLLEELDRAKKQWEQESRSNRTIVTEENVAEVVAMMSGIPVTRIAEKESGKLRRMKEEMEGRVIGQPDAVAKVVKAIQRNRAGLKDPNRPIGSFIFLGPTGVGKTQLAKELAKYLFDTEDALIRIDMSEYMEKFSVSRLIGAPPGYVGYEEGGQLTEKVRRRPYSIILLDEIEKAHPDVFNLLLQALDDGKMTDSLGRHIDFKNAIIIMTSNIGARDLSDFGKGVGFGTTAQSSQQEDSNRGVIEKALRKAFSPEFLNRIDDIIFFRGLKREDIHLIIDIELGHLYKRIAELGYELKLSDEAKDFLVEKGYDEKFGARPLKRAIQKYVEDPLAEEIVNQSVEEGDKIVVGLNKDKNDLTIKVSKGRKKVGKGDAGKEEPPAGDEPTA, from the coding sequence ATGGACGCCAAATTCTCACCGCAGGTCAGGGAAGTAATGAGCCAGAGCAGGGACGAGGCCCTGCGGCATGGCCACGACCACATCGGCATCGAGCATATCCTCCTGGGCCTGCTGCATGACAGCGACAACAACGCCATGCGGGCCTTGAAGGAACTGGAGGTGGACCAGGACGAAGTGCGTACCAAGTTGGAATCGCGCATGGCCCCGGCCAGCCCGGCCCCTCCCCCGAGCAAGGACAAGCTCGCGCTGGTGAAACAGGCCGAAAAGCTGCTGCGCATCACCTTCCTGGAGGCCAAACTGCTCAAGAGTCCGGTGATCGATACCGAGCACATCCTGCTGGGCATTCTCAAGACCGAGGACAATGTGGCCATGAAGGTGCTGCACGACCTCCAGGTGGACTACGACCGCGCCAAGCAGGCCGTGGACGCCATCATGGCGCAGGACCCCAAGAACCCCGGGCGGATCCACCCCAAGGCCCAAGGCCCGCAGAGTGCCGATGACGATGATGACGAGGGCGGGGGATTCCCCACTGGAGGCCAGCGCAAACAAGGCGACACCAAGAGCAAGACCCCGGTGCTGGACAACTTCGGCCGCGACCTCACCAAGCTGGCCGAGGATGGCAAGCTGGACCCCATCGTGGGCCGCGAGAAGGAGATCGAGCGTGTAAGCCAGGTGCTGAGCCGCCGCAAGAAGAACAACCCCGTGCTCATCGGCGAACCCGGCGTGGGCAAAAGCGCCATCGCCGAGGGCCTGGCCCTGCGCATCATCCAGCGCAAGGTGAGCCGGGTGCTCTTCAACAAGCGCATCGTGGCCCTGGACATCGCCAGCCTGGTGGCCGGAACCAAGTACCGTGGCCAGTTCGAGGAGCGCATGAAGGCGGTGATGAACGAGTTGGAGAACAGCCCGGACGTGATCCTCTTCATCGACGAGATACACACCATCGTGGGCGCTGGCGGCGCCAGCGGAAGCCTCGACGCCAGCAACATGTTCAAGCCCGCGCTGGCGCGTGGCGAGATCCAATGCATCGGTGCCACCACGCTGGATGAGTACCGCCAGTACATCGAAAAGGACGGCGCGCTCGAACGCCGTTTCCAAAAGGTGCTGGTGGAACCCACTTCCGTGGAGGAGACCATCCAGATCCTCAACAACATCAAGGAGAAGTACGAGGACCACCACCATGTGTCCTTCACCCCAGAGGCCGTTGACGCCTGTGTGAAGCTCACGGCCCGCTACATCACCGACCGCCACCTGCCTGACAAGGCCATCGACGCGCTGGACGAGGCCGGCAGCCGGGTGCACATCAGCAACATCGTGGTGCCGAAGAACATCCTCGATATCGAGCAGAAGATCGAGGACATCAAAGAGGAGAAGAACAAGGTGGTGCGCAGCCAGCGCTACGAGGAGGCCGCCAAGCTGCGCGACAAGGAGCGGCAGCTGCTGGAGGAACTGGACCGTGCGAAGAAGCAGTGGGAGCAGGAGAGCCGCAGCAACCGCACCATCGTCACCGAGGAGAACGTGGCGGAGGTGGTGGCCATGATGAGCGGCATCCCGGTGACACGCATCGCCGAGAAGGAAAGCGGCAAGCTCAGGCGGATGAAGGAGGAGATGGAGGGCCGCGTCATCGGCCAGCCGGACGCCGTGGCCAAGGTGGTGAAGGCCATCCAGCGCAACCGCGCCGGTCTCAAGGATCCCAACCGCCCCATCGGCAGCTTCATCTTCCTGGGTCCTACCGGCGTGGGCAAGACCCAACTCGCCAAGGAACTCGCGAAGTACCTCTTCGACACCGAGGACGCATTGATCCGCATCGACATGAGCGAATACATGGAGAAGTTCTCCGTGAGCCGTCTGATCGGTGCCCCCCCGGGGTATGTGGGCTATGAGGAAGGTGGACAACTCACCGAAAAGGTGCGCCGCCGCCCCTACTCCATCATCCTGCTGGACGAGATCGAGAAGGCCCACCCGGACGTATTCAACCTGCTGCTGCAGGCCCTCGACGACGGCAAGATGACCGACAGCCTCGGCCGCCACATCGACTTCAAGAACGCGATCATCATCATGACCTCGAACATCGGGGCACGCGACCTGAGCGACTTCGGCAAGGGCGTGGGCTTCGGCACCACCGCTCAGTCCTCCCAACAAGAGGACAGCAACCGGGGGGTGATCGAAAAGGCGCTGCGCAAGGCCTTCTCTCCGGAATTCCTCAACCGCATCGACGACATCATCTTCTTCCGCGGCCTGAAGCGCGAGGACATCCACCTGATCATCGACATCGAACTCGGGCATCTGTACAAGCGCATCGCCGAACTGGGTTACGAGTTGAAGCTCAGCGACGAGGCCAAGGACTTCCTGGTGGAGAAGGGCTACGACGAGAAATTCGGCGCACGTCCGCTCAAGCGCGCCATCCAGAAGTACGTGGAGGATCCGCTGGCCGAGGAGATCGTGAACCAGTCCGTGGAGGAAGGCGACAAGATCGTCGTGGGCCTCAACAAGGACAAGAACGACCTCACCATCAAGGTCTCCAAGGGCCGCAAGAAGGTGGGCAAGGGCGATGCAGGCAAGGAGGAACCCCCTGCGGGGGACGAGCCCACCGCCTGA
- a CDS encoding N(4)-(beta-N-acetylglucosaminyl)-L-asparaginase has product MVHDRRRFIKLGLAGTAAVAAGCGTSNEASPEETPAPATVGPGGPVLLSTWRHGLIANDHGQRKLNGGGSILDAVEQGVSVVEADFTNRSVGLGGLPDRDGIVTLDACIMDHAGRAGSVAFVRGFIHPIRIARAVMERTPHVMLVGAGAERWAREQGFTEMNVEVPEVRQAWEEWKKKGEYKPVANIENHDTIGMLGLDAAGTLAGSCTTSGMAWKVHGRVGDSPIIGAGLFVDGDVGAACATGVGELVIRIAGSHAVVEMMRQGMAPEEACREAVRRILRKNPGLKDQQVGFIALRRDGLFGTWSIYPGFDMAVTDRHGTRVVVSGAELEWGASA; this is encoded by the coding sequence ATGGTACACGATCGAAGGCGGTTCATCAAACTCGGACTGGCGGGTACAGCAGCTGTCGCGGCGGGTTGCGGCACTTCAAACGAAGCGTCTCCCGAGGAAACACCCGCACCTGCGACCGTCGGTCCGGGCGGTCCCGTGCTGCTCTCCACCTGGCGGCATGGCCTCATCGCCAACGACCATGGCCAGCGCAAACTGAATGGTGGCGGCAGCATCCTCGACGCCGTGGAGCAGGGCGTGTCCGTGGTGGAGGCCGACTTCACGAACCGCAGTGTGGGCCTCGGTGGCCTGCCCGATCGCGACGGCATCGTCACCCTCGACGCCTGCATCATGGACCATGCGGGCCGCGCGGGATCGGTGGCTTTCGTGCGGGGGTTCATCCACCCGATCCGCATCGCGCGCGCCGTGATGGAGCGTACACCGCACGTGATGCTGGTGGGAGCCGGCGCCGAACGCTGGGCGCGCGAGCAGGGCTTCACCGAAATGAACGTGGAGGTGCCGGAGGTGCGACAGGCATGGGAGGAGTGGAAGAAGAAGGGCGAGTACAAGCCGGTGGCCAACATCGAGAACCACGACACCATCGGCATGCTGGGGCTGGACGCGGCGGGTACGCTGGCGGGCAGTTGCACCACCAGCGGCATGGCCTGGAAGGTCCATGGTCGTGTGGGCGATTCACCCATAATCGGTGCCGGCTTGTTCGTGGATGGGGATGTGGGCGCCGCCTGCGCCACCGGTGTGGGCGAATTGGTGATCCGCATCGCTGGCAGCCATGCCGTGGTGGAGATGATGCGCCAGGGCATGGCGCCAGAGGAAGCCTGCCGCGAAGCGGTGCGCCGCATCCTGCGCAAGAACCCGGGCCTCAAGGACCAGCAGGTGGGTTTCATCGCCCTGCGCCGGGACGGGCTCTTCGGCACGTGGAGCATCTATCCCGGCTTCGACATGGCCGTGACCGATCGGCATGGCACCCGCGTGGTGGTGAGCGGCGCCGAATTGGAATGGGGCGCTTCCGCGTGA
- a CDS encoding tetratricopeptide repeat protein, with the protein MKTTLTIALATAALALSLPRQAGAQNVNVVNAYNHMKAGELAKAAEFIEPAISDAKTGASEKTWRYRGDIYRLIASSEDQALRSMFPDALDKAIDSYLKANELDVKGSYKIENVKALGALQGMSLNAGNEAFTGKSYDRAIVLYGNSERIAKAFGQVDTNAIFNKALAYESKGDGANAIKHYREVLALGYDKPEVYRYIASLQRKGGDADGAIATTKEGMARYPDNKDLILDLMSDLLNADRSDDAEQIVKLALEKDPENAVLHSVEGGLFDKKANAAMEANDEAGMKQWSERAEAAYKKSIEKDAKFFDAYFNIGVLYNNRAAFEYEKCNKIKSDSEYMKCKKLADDVYLMAKPYFEKAHELRPDDKQTINQLMKLYAKVNDQAKYKEMKDKLTN; encoded by the coding sequence ATGAAGACCACGCTGACCATCGCGCTCGCCACGGCGGCACTGGCCCTTTCCCTGCCACGGCAGGCAGGCGCCCAGAACGTGAACGTGGTGAACGCCTACAACCACATGAAAGCCGGTGAACTGGCCAAGGCCGCCGAGTTCATCGAACCTGCAATTTCCGATGCCAAGACCGGCGCCAGTGAGAAGACCTGGCGCTACCGGGGCGATATCTACCGCCTCATCGCCTCCAGCGAGGACCAGGCTTTGCGGTCCATGTTCCCCGACGCCCTGGACAAGGCGATTGACAGTTACCTGAAAGCGAATGAGCTGGACGTGAAGGGCAGCTACAAGATCGAGAACGTCAAGGCCTTGGGCGCCCTGCAGGGCATGAGCCTGAACGCCGGGAACGAAGCCTTCACGGGCAAGAGCTACGATCGCGCCATCGTCCTTTATGGCAACTCGGAGCGCATCGCCAAAGCTTTCGGGCAGGTGGACACCAATGCCATCTTCAACAAGGCGCTCGCTTACGAGAGCAAGGGCGACGGGGCCAACGCCATCAAGCACTACCGCGAGGTGCTCGCCTTGGGCTATGACAAGCCCGAGGTGTACCGCTACATCGCCAGCCTGCAACGCAAGGGAGGTGACGCCGATGGCGCCATCGCCACGACCAAGGAGGGCATGGCCCGCTACCCGGACAACAAGGACCTGATCCTGGACCTGATGAGCGACCTGCTCAACGCCGACCGCAGCGACGACGCGGAACAGATCGTGAAGCTGGCGCTTGAAAAGGACCCGGAGAATGCCGTGCTACACTCCGTGGAGGGCGGTCTTTTCGACAAGAAGGCCAACGCCGCCATGGAGGCGAATGACGAGGCCGGCATGAAGCAATGGTCCGAGCGGGCCGAAGCCGCTTACAAGAAGAGCATCGAGAAGGACGCCAAGTTCTTCGACGCCTACTTCAACATCGGCGTGCTCTACAACAACCGCGCGGCCTTCGAGTACGAAAAGTGCAACAAGATCAAGAGCGACAGCGAGTACATGAAGTGCAAGAAGTTGGCCGATGACGTGTACCTGATGGCCAAGCCATACTTCGAGAAGGCCCACGAGTTGCGGCCGGACGACAAGCAGACCATCAACCAGTTGATGAAGCTCTACGCCAAGGTGAACGACCAGGCGAAGTACAAGGAGATGAAGGACAAGCTCACCAATTGA
- the gyrA gene encoding DNA gyrase subunit A, whose translation MSDGEKIIQINIENEMRTAYIDYSMSVIVSRALPDVRDGLKPVHRRVLFGMQDLGVLSNRPYKKSARIVGEVLGKYHPHGDGSVYDAMVRMAQDWSLRYPLVDGQGNFGSLDGDPPAAMRYTEARMRKIAEEVLADLDKETVDMRPNFDDTLEEPSVMPTRIPNLLVNGAAGIAVGMATNMPPHNLSEVCDGIVAYIDDKEITVDGLMKHIKGPDFPTGGVIHGTEGIREAYETGRGKVVLRAKCHIEEDDKSGRETIICTEIPFQTNKAVQLVKGVADLVNDKKIEGISDVNDYSDRNGIRIAYDVKREAMGTVVLNQLYKYSALQTSFSVNNIALVGGRPVLLGLKAMISNFVGHRHDVVVRRTKYDLRKAEERAHILEGLLIALDHLDAVIALIRGSQTPDEAREGLMREFALSEIQARAILDMRLQRLTGLERDKIREEHAELMKTIAYLKSVLADEGLRMKIIKDETLEIKDKYGDKRRTAIVESSGDMRMEDLIADEAVVVTISHLGYIKRTSLHEFRTQSRGGVGSKGSTTRDEDFLEHLFVATNHNYLLIFTQKGRCYWMRVFDIPEGTRQSKGRAIQNLIQIEGDDKVVAYLNVTDLKDTDHLAKHFVTLCTKKGVIKKTTLEAYSRPRANGIIAVGIREGDELLEAKLTTGNSHIILASRDGRAVHFKESDVRPMGRNASGVRGMNLEGGSKDNEVIGMIAVDATELSTRQVLVVSAKGYGKRSAIVDENGDYAYRMVNRGGKGVKTLQITDKTGELIAIKDVSEDDQLMIINRSGLTIRMGLDELRVLGRATQGVRLIELRKNDQIAAVAKIDSELKEEDGAEGEAGSGETPDGTDVANGNGTE comes from the coding sequence ATGAGCGACGGAGAGAAGATCATCCAGATCAACATCGAGAACGAGATGCGCACCGCCTACATCGATTATTCGATGTCGGTGATCGTGAGCCGGGCCCTGCCCGATGTGCGCGACGGATTGAAGCCCGTGCACCGCCGCGTGCTCTTCGGCATGCAGGACCTGGGCGTGTTGAGCAACCGGCCGTACAAGAAGAGCGCCCGCATCGTGGGCGAGGTGCTCGGCAAATACCACCCGCACGGGGACGGCAGCGTGTATGACGCCATGGTGCGCATGGCCCAGGACTGGAGCCTGCGCTACCCGCTGGTGGACGGCCAGGGCAACTTCGGCAGCCTGGACGGTGACCCGCCCGCCGCCATGCGATACACCGAGGCCCGCATGCGCAAGATCGCCGAGGAGGTGCTCGCCGACCTGGACAAGGAGACGGTGGACATGCGACCCAACTTCGACGATACGCTGGAGGAACCCAGTGTGATGCCCACCCGCATACCCAACCTGCTGGTGAACGGCGCGGCCGGCATCGCTGTGGGCATGGCCACCAACATGCCCCCGCACAACCTGAGCGAGGTGTGCGACGGCATCGTGGCCTACATCGACGACAAGGAGATCACCGTGGACGGCCTGATGAAGCACATCAAGGGCCCCGATTTCCCCACCGGCGGCGTCATCCATGGCACCGAGGGCATCCGCGAGGCCTATGAGACCGGCCGGGGCAAGGTGGTGTTGCGCGCCAAGTGCCACATCGAGGAGGATGACAAGAGCGGCCGCGAGACCATCATCTGCACGGAGATCCCCTTCCAGACCAACAAGGCCGTGCAACTCGTCAAGGGCGTGGCCGATCTGGTGAACGACAAGAAGATCGAGGGCATCAGCGATGTCAACGACTACAGCGACCGCAACGGCATTCGCATCGCCTATGACGTGAAGCGCGAAGCCATGGGTACCGTGGTGCTCAACCAGTTGTACAAGTACAGTGCACTGCAGACCAGCTTCAGCGTGAACAACATCGCGCTGGTGGGCGGGCGCCCCGTATTGCTCGGCCTCAAGGCCATGATCTCGAATTTCGTCGGTCACCGCCATGATGTGGTGGTGCGCCGCACCAAGTACGACCTGCGGAAGGCCGAGGAACGCGCCCACATCCTGGAAGGCCTCCTCATCGCCCTGGACCACCTGGACGCCGTGATCGCCTTGATCCGTGGCAGCCAGACCCCGGACGAGGCCCGCGAAGGCCTGATGCGGGAGTTCGCCTTGAGCGAGATCCAGGCACGGGCCATTCTGGACATGCGGCTGCAGCGCCTCACCGGCCTGGAGCGCGACAAGATCCGCGAGGAGCACGCCGAGTTGATGAAGACCATCGCGTACCTGAAGTCGGTGCTGGCCGATGAGGGCCTGCGGATGAAGATCATCAAGGACGAGACCCTGGAGATCAAGGATAAGTACGGCGACAAAAGGCGCACGGCCATCGTGGAATCGAGCGGCGACATGCGCATGGAGGACCTCATCGCGGATGAGGCCGTGGTGGTGACCATCAGCCACCTGGGCTACATCAAGCGCACCAGCCTCCACGAGTTCCGCACGCAAAGCCGGGGCGGCGTCGGCAGCAAGGGCAGCACCACGCGCGACGAGGACTTCCTGGAGCACCTCTTCGTGGCCACCAACCACAACTATCTGCTCATCTTCACGCAGAAGGGCCGATGCTACTGGATGCGCGTATTCGATATTCCCGAAGGCACCCGCCAGAGCAAGGGCCGGGCCATCCAGAACCTGATCCAGATCGAAGGTGACGACAAGGTGGTGGCCTATCTGAACGTGACCGACCTGAAGGACACCGACCACCTGGCGAAGCATTTCGTGACGCTTTGCACAAAGAAGGGTGTGATCAAAAAGACCACCCTGGAAGCCTACAGCCGGCCGCGTGCCAACGGCATCATCGCCGTGGGCATCCGCGAGGGCGACGAATTGCTGGAGGCCAAGCTCACCACGGGCAACAGCCACATCATCCTGGCCAGCCGAGACGGCCGCGCGGTGCACTTCAAGGAAAGCGACGTGCGCCCCATGGGCCGCAACGCCAGCGGTGTGCGTGGCATGAACCTCGAGGGTGGCTCCAAGGACAACGAGGTCATCGGCATGATCGCCGTGGACGCCACCGAACTCTCCACACGCCAGGTACTGGTGGTGAGCGCCAAGGGCTATGGCAAGCGCTCGGCCATCGTGGACGAGAATGGCGACTACGCCTACCGCATGGTGAACCGGGGAGGCAAGGGCGTGAAGACCCTCCAGATCACCGACAAGACCGGCGAACTGATCGCCATCAAGGATGTCTCCGAGGACGACCAGCTGATGATCATCAACCGGAGCGGCCTCACCATCCGCATGGGGCTGGATGAATTGCGTGTGCTGGGCCGAGCCACCCAGGGTGTGCGCCTGATCGAACTGCGGAAGAACGACCAGATCGCCGCCGTGGCCAAGATCGACAGCGAATTGAAGGAAGAGGATGGCGCGGAAGGCGAGGCCGGCAGTGGAGAAACCCCGGATGGCACCGATGTTGCGAATGGGAATGGCACAGAATGA
- a CDS encoding ROK family protein, whose amino-acid sequence MIAGIDIGGTTSKIGLVRDGHIVGRARIATTGHADEHAFADTLARETLRMGEEFGASVTSMGIGAPNANQLTGVIEMAPNLPWKNEVPLARMLEDRLGVPCVLGNDANAAALGEWRYGAGRGIEDLLVVTLGTGVGSGFIIGGRLVLGSAGNAGELGHTILHPQGRPCTCGRRGCLEAYVSIRGIRRTYAELSGTEDGHGILAGEGVLPIAEAARQSDPHAQRTFHHTVDHLAIGLANAVCFSGPRRIVLFGGIARNGDLIMAPLRDRFAARLLNIYQGRVDLMASALPEDDAALLGAAALGDPFDP is encoded by the coding sequence ATGATCGCGGGCATCGACATCGGGGGCACCACCAGCAAGATCGGGCTGGTACGCGATGGTCATATCGTGGGTCGCGCACGCATCGCCACCACCGGCCATGCGGATGAGCACGCCTTCGCGGACACACTGGCCCGGGAGACCCTGCGAATGGGCGAGGAATTCGGAGCAAGCGTCACCTCCATGGGTATCGGTGCGCCCAACGCGAACCAACTGACGGGTGTGATCGAGATGGCGCCCAACCTGCCATGGAAGAACGAGGTTCCCCTGGCGCGCATGCTGGAGGACCGATTGGGCGTGCCCTGCGTGCTGGGCAACGACGCGAACGCCGCCGCCCTTGGCGAATGGCGATACGGTGCGGGGCGTGGCATCGAGGACCTGCTGGTGGTGACGCTGGGCACCGGCGTGGGCAGTGGCTTCATCATCGGCGGCAGGCTGGTGCTGGGCAGTGCGGGCAATGCGGGCGAACTGGGACACACCATCCTGCATCCGCAAGGGCGGCCATGCACCTGCGGCCGACGTGGTTGCCTGGAAGCCTATGTGAGCATCCGGGGCATCCGGCGCACCTACGCCGAACTCAGCGGCACCGAGGACGGACATGGCATTCTGGCGGGTGAAGGCGTTCTGCCCATCGCGGAGGCCGCACGCCAAAGCGACCCGCATGCACAGCGCACCTTCCACCATACGGTCGATCATCTGGCCATCGGTCTCGCCAACGCGGTCTGCTTCAGTGGACCAAGGCGTATCGTGCTCTTCGGTGGCATCGCCCGGAACGGGGATCTGATCATGGCGCCCTTGCGCGATCGCTTCGCCGCACGACTGCTGAACATCTACCAGGGCCGCGTGGACCTCATGGCATCGGCCTTGCCGGAGGATGACGCGGCGCTGTTGGGGGCGGCGGCCCTGGGGGACCCTTTCGATCCGTAG
- a CDS encoding multidrug efflux SMR transporter, whose amino-acid sequence MAWILLFIAGLFEVGFATCLGKAKETSGSEQLWWLAGFIVALAISMSLLYRAAQSLPIGTAYAVWTGIGAVGTVLVGILLFREPTDFWRLFFLFALIASLVGLKAVTP is encoded by the coding sequence ATGGCCTGGATACTCCTGTTCATCGCCGGCTTGTTCGAGGTGGGTTTCGCCACCTGCCTGGGCAAGGCCAAGGAGACCTCGGGCAGCGAGCAGCTATGGTGGCTGGCCGGCTTCATCGTGGCCCTGGCGATCAGCATGTCCCTGTTGTACCGCGCGGCGCAAAGCCTGCCCATAGGCACGGCCTACGCGGTTTGGACCGGCATCGGCGCGGTGGGCACGGTGTTGGTCGGCATCCTGCTCTTTCGGGAACCCACGGACTTCTGGCGGCTCTTCTTCCTGTTCGCCCTCATCGCGTCGCTGGTGGGCCTGAAGGCGGTGACACCCTGA
- a CDS encoding sugar MFS transporter, with the protein MPLVAVTSLFFLWGFITVLVDALIPRLREVFALTYFQAGLVQFAFFIAYGLFSIPSGGLLARIGYRQGMVAGLGIMGLGCLLFWPAAGFRLFPLFLLGTFVLAGGMTVLQVAANPYVAVLGDERTASSRLNLAQAFNSLGTTIAPVVGALFLLSDRILDERTLAGMGDAERLSYMVSEASAVQAPFALIAGVLFAVAIGMWLLKLPGISGERITGGYAEALRSPRLMQGALGIFLYVGAEVAIGSYLVSYFLSLGLPDIIRANAFMSSIASTVLGSDLQGLDGKGVAGAFVAFYWGGAMVGRFLGSALTRMFRPGRVLALFSGLAILALVISMNSGGLVAMWSILAVGLFNSIMFPTIFTNAIDGLGPLKPQGSGILCTAICGGAVVPPMLGWFADLAGFQIAFILLLVCYAYIARYGARYDTA; encoded by the coding sequence ATGCCGCTGGTGGCGGTGACATCGCTCTTCTTCCTATGGGGCTTCATCACCGTTCTGGTCGACGCCTTGATCCCGCGCTTGCGCGAAGTCTTCGCGCTCACCTACTTCCAAGCGGGCCTGGTGCAATTCGCCTTCTTCATCGCTTACGGCCTCTTCTCCATTCCCTCGGGCGGTCTGCTGGCGAGGATCGGCTACCGCCAGGGCATGGTCGCGGGCCTTGGCATCATGGGGCTGGGCTGTCTGCTCTTCTGGCCTGCTGCGGGGTTCCGGCTCTTCCCCCTGTTCCTGCTGGGCACCTTCGTCCTCGCCGGTGGCATGACCGTGCTCCAAGTGGCCGCCAACCCTTATGTGGCCGTGCTGGGCGATGAGCGCACCGCCAGCAGCCGCCTCAATCTCGCACAGGCCTTCAATTCCCTGGGCACCACCATCGCTCCGGTGGTGGGGGCCCTCTTCCTGCTGAGCGACCGTATTCTTGATGAGCGGACCCTCGCCGGTATGGGCGATGCGGAGCGCTTGTCCTACATGGTATCGGAAGCTTCTGCGGTGCAAGCCCCCTTCGCCCTCATCGCGGGCGTTCTTTTCGCCGTGGCGATCGGCATGTGGCTGCTGAAGTTGCCTGGCATTTCGGGTGAACGGATCACCGGTGGCTATGCCGAAGCGTTGCGCAGTCCCCGCTTGATGCAGGGGGCGCTGGGCATCTTCCTTTATGTGGGCGCCGAAGTGGCCATCGGCAGCTACCTCGTCAGCTATTTCCTCAGCCTGGGTCTGCCGGACATCATCCGGGCCAATGCCTTCATGTCCTCGATCGCGTCCACCGTGCTGGGCAGCGACCTGCAAGGCCTGGACGGCAAAGGCGTGGCGGGCGCCTTCGTGGCCTTCTACTGGGGTGGCGCCATGGTGGGCCGTTTCTTGGGGTCGGCACTCACGCGTATGTTCCGGCCGGGACGTGTGCTTGCGCTCTTTTCCGGCCTCGCCATCCTGGCATTGGTCATCTCCATGAACAGCGGCGGCCTGGTGGCCATGTGGAGCATCCTCGCCGTGGGACTCTTCAACTCCATCATGTTCCCCACCATCTTCACCAACGCCATCGACGGCCTGGGACCACTGAAGCCACAGGGATCCGGCATCCTCTGCACGGCGATCTGCGGTGGTGCTGTGGTGCCTCCCATGCTCGGCTGGTTCGCGGACCTGGCCGGTTTCCAGATCGCCTTCATCCTGCTGCTGGTGTGCTATGCCTACATAGCACGCTACGGAGCGCGCTACGATACGGCATGA